In a single window of the Nocardiopsis composta genome:
- a CDS encoding DUF5703 family protein produces MLDYEYRELRFPRGTSRNVTRQTLTDHAEYGRWELARVRLYRDGSRTVVIRRRIIRQVRTM; encoded by the coding sequence ATGCTCGATTACGAATACCGGGAACTCCGGTTCCCAAGAGGAACATCGCGCAATGTGACGCGGCAGACGCTGACCGACCACGCCGAGTACGGCCGCTGGGAACTGGCCCGGGTCCGGCTCTACCGGGACGGCAGCCGCACCGTGGTCATCCGGCGCCGGATCATCCGACAGGTACGCACCATGTGA
- a CDS encoding chaplin family protein yields the protein MPSTARTAVTAFVAAGVLSTAPFALATAPAAADSSTSGNGSVGGGNQVQLDADLPINLCGNAIAVLGNAGAACKDSGAVSEDSGSSSSSTSGNGSLLGGNQIGADVDVPVNACGNAVGVAGNAGAACEDSGAVSEDDGDDGYDGYEPEEPEHPGEPEEPEEPGEPEHPSGSEEPGEPEHPSEPEEPGEKAPSPSPSAPVADDRVEPALPLTGSAVLAMAAAGAAAVVAGLGALVMGRRKSRSGQ from the coding sequence ATGCCCAGCACCGCAAGGACCGCAGTGACCGCCTTCGTCGCGGCCGGTGTGCTCTCCACCGCACCGTTCGCGCTCGCCACCGCCCCGGCCGCCGCCGACAGCAGCACCAGTGGGAACGGCTCCGTCGGCGGCGGGAACCAGGTGCAGCTCGACGCCGACCTGCCGATCAACCTGTGCGGCAACGCCATCGCCGTACTCGGCAACGCCGGCGCCGCCTGCAAGGACTCCGGGGCGGTCAGCGAGGACTCCGGCTCCTCGTCCTCCTCCACCTCGGGCAACGGGTCGCTCCTGGGCGGCAACCAGATCGGCGCCGACGTGGACGTCCCGGTCAACGCCTGCGGCAACGCGGTGGGCGTGGCCGGCAACGCCGGCGCGGCCTGCGAGGACTCCGGGGCGGTCAGCGAGGACGACGGGGACGACGGCTACGACGGCTACGAGCCCGAGGAGCCGGAGCACCCGGGCGAGCCGGAGGAGCCCGAGGAGCCGGGCGAGCCGGAGCACCCGAGCGGCTCGGAGGAGCCGGGCGAGCCCGAGCACCCGAGTGAGCCCGAGGAGCCGGGCGAGAAGGCGCCCTCCCCCTCCCCGTCCGCCCCGGTGGCCGACGACCGCGTCGAGCCCGCGCTGCCGCTGACCGGCTCCGCGGTGCTGGCCATGGCGGCCGCCGGTGCCGCCGCGGTGGTGGCCGGCCTGGGCGCCCTGGTCATGGGGCGCCGCAAGAGCCGGAGCGGCCAGTAG
- the topA gene encoding type I DNA topoisomerase produces MPPKKGSAGESGAKGSGAKAGGNRLVIVESPAKAKTIAGYLGPGYTVESSIGHIRDLPTKAAEIPARYKGEPWARLGVDVDHDFEPIYVVNTDKKSHVKKLKELMAQADELYLATDEDREGEAIAWHLREELKPKIPVRRMVFNEITKDAIRRAADNTRDLNLRLVDAQETRRILDRLYGYEVSPVLWKKVMPKLSAGRVQSVATRLVVERERERIAFTPAEYWGLKAVFDTLGGSGDGPSTFTAALVSVDGDRVAVGRDFTSEGVLRTPKGMLHLDEEAARGLAERLSGGEFSVRTVERKPYRRSPYAPFRTTTLQQEASRKLGLSAKQTMQVAQRLYENGFITYMRTDSTTLSESALAAARGQATRLYGADYIPPKPRIYSSKVKNAQEAHEAVRPAGDTFRTPAQTGLTGAEFRLYELIWKRTVASQMKDAVGESVTVKVAGTSSTGEQVEFTATGKIITFHGFLKAYVEGSDDPEAELDDRERRLPPVEEGRPLKAENVEAEGHATRPPARYTEASLVKELEDREIGRPSTYASIIGTILDRGYVFKKGSALVPSFLAFAVVQLLERHFGNLVDYDFTARMEDMLDGIARGEAERVPWLRRFYYGAEQETGLKDLVSDHLSEIDPREVSSFPIPGTDIVMRVGRYGPYMERDGARVNVPEDLAPDELTPERAEELFAAPSGDRELGTDPQTGRTVVVKSGRFGPYVTEVLPEPAESAEEAEQKKGKAKAKAKQAEKPRTASLLKSMTPETVTLEDALRLLSLPRVVGELDGEPVTAQNGRFGPYLKKGTDSRSLETEEQMFTVTLEEAKELFAKPKQRGRRAAAAPLRELGTDPATGQKMVVKDGRFGPYVTDGETNASLRKGDEVESITDERAAELLAERRAKAPAKKTAAKKPAAKKPAAKKTAAKSTTATAAKKPAAKKTTGKTGTPKKGGGSTE; encoded by the coding sequence GTGCCACCCAAGAAGGGCAGCGCCGGCGAGAGCGGCGCGAAGGGCTCCGGAGCGAAGGCCGGAGGGAACAGGCTCGTCATCGTCGAGTCGCCCGCCAAGGCGAAGACGATCGCGGGCTACCTCGGCCCTGGGTACACCGTGGAGTCCTCCATCGGCCATATCCGCGACCTCCCGACGAAGGCGGCCGAGATCCCCGCGCGCTACAAGGGGGAGCCCTGGGCCCGCCTCGGCGTCGACGTCGACCACGACTTCGAGCCGATCTACGTGGTCAACACGGACAAGAAGTCGCACGTCAAGAAGCTCAAGGAGCTGATGGCCCAGGCCGACGAGCTCTACCTCGCAACGGATGAGGACCGCGAGGGCGAGGCGATCGCCTGGCACCTGCGCGAGGAGCTCAAGCCGAAGATCCCGGTCCGCCGGATGGTCTTCAACGAGATCACCAAGGACGCGATCCGGCGCGCCGCGGACAACACCCGCGACCTCAACCTGCGCCTGGTCGACGCCCAGGAGACCCGGCGGATCCTGGACCGGCTCTACGGCTACGAGGTCTCCCCCGTGCTGTGGAAGAAGGTCATGCCGAAGCTGTCGGCGGGCCGCGTGCAGTCCGTCGCCACCCGGCTCGTGGTCGAGCGGGAGCGGGAGCGGATCGCGTTCACCCCCGCCGAGTACTGGGGCCTCAAGGCGGTCTTCGACACGCTCGGCGGCTCCGGCGACGGCCCGTCCACGTTCACCGCCGCCCTGGTCTCGGTGGACGGCGACCGGGTCGCGGTGGGCCGCGACTTCACCTCCGAGGGCGTGCTGCGCACCCCCAAGGGCATGCTCCACCTGGACGAGGAGGCCGCCCGCGGGCTGGCCGAGCGGCTGTCCGGCGGCGAGTTCAGCGTGCGCACCGTGGAGCGCAAGCCCTACCGGCGCTCCCCCTACGCCCCGTTCCGCACCACCACGCTGCAGCAGGAGGCCTCGCGCAAGCTGGGCCTGTCCGCCAAGCAGACCATGCAGGTGGCGCAGCGGCTCTACGAGAACGGCTTCATCACCTACATGCGGACCGACAGCACCACGCTGTCGGAGAGCGCGCTGGCCGCCGCCCGCGGGCAGGCGACCCGGCTGTACGGCGCCGACTACATCCCGCCCAAGCCGCGCATCTACTCCAGCAAGGTGAAGAACGCCCAGGAGGCGCACGAGGCGGTCCGCCCGGCCGGCGACACCTTCCGTACCCCGGCCCAGACCGGGCTGACCGGTGCGGAGTTCCGGCTCTACGAGCTGATCTGGAAGCGCACCGTCGCCTCGCAGATGAAGGACGCGGTGGGCGAGTCGGTCACGGTCAAGGTGGCCGGCACCTCCAGCACCGGCGAGCAGGTCGAGTTCACCGCCACCGGCAAGATCATCACCTTCCACGGCTTCCTCAAGGCCTATGTGGAGGGCTCCGACGACCCCGAGGCCGAGCTGGACGACCGCGAGCGCCGGCTGCCCCCGGTGGAGGAGGGCCGCCCGCTCAAGGCGGAGAACGTCGAGGCCGAGGGGCACGCCACCCGGCCGCCGGCCCGCTACACCGAGGCCAGCCTGGTCAAGGAGCTGGAGGACCGGGAGATCGGCCGGCCGTCCACCTACGCCTCGATCATCGGCACCATCCTGGACCGCGGCTACGTGTTCAAGAAGGGCTCGGCGCTGGTGCCGTCCTTCCTGGCGTTCGCCGTGGTGCAGCTGCTGGAGCGGCACTTCGGCAACCTGGTCGACTACGACTTCACCGCCCGCATGGAGGACATGCTGGACGGCATCGCCCGCGGCGAGGCCGAGCGGGTGCCGTGGCTGCGCCGGTTCTACTACGGCGCCGAGCAGGAGACCGGGCTGAAGGACCTGGTGAGCGACCACCTCTCCGAGATCGACCCGCGGGAGGTCAGCTCCTTCCCGATCCCGGGCACCGACATCGTGATGCGGGTCGGCCGGTACGGGCCCTACATGGAGCGCGACGGCGCCCGGGTGAACGTCCCCGAGGACCTCGCCCCCGACGAGCTCACCCCGGAGCGGGCCGAGGAGCTGTTCGCCGCGCCCAGCGGCGACCGCGAGCTGGGCACCGACCCGCAGACCGGGCGGACCGTGGTGGTGAAGAGCGGGCGGTTCGGGCCGTACGTGACCGAGGTCCTGCCCGAGCCGGCGGAGTCCGCCGAGGAGGCCGAGCAGAAGAAGGGGAAGGCGAAGGCCAAGGCGAAGCAGGCGGAGAAGCCGCGCACCGCCTCGCTGCTGAAGTCGATGACCCCGGAGACGGTCACCCTGGAGGACGCGCTGCGGCTGCTCTCCCTGCCGCGGGTCGTCGGCGAGCTGGACGGCGAGCCGGTCACCGCGCAGAACGGCCGGTTCGGCCCGTACCTGAAGAAGGGCACCGACAGCCGCTCCCTGGAGACCGAGGAGCAGATGTTCACGGTCACCCTGGAGGAGGCCAAGGAGCTCTTCGCCAAGCCCAAGCAGCGCGGCCGCCGCGCCGCCGCCGCGCCGCTGCGCGAACTCGGCACCGACCCGGCGACCGGGCAGAAGATGGTGGTCAAGGACGGCCGGTTCGGCCCCTACGTCACCGACGGGGAGACCAACGCCTCGCTGCGCAAGGGCGACGAGGTGGAGTCGATCACCGACGAGCGCGCCGCGGAGCTGCTGGCCGAGCGCCGCGCCAAGGCCCCGGCGAAGAAGACGGCCGCCAAGAAGCCGGCGGCGAAGAAGCCCGCGGCCAAGAAGACGGCCGCCAAGAGCACCACCGCGACCGCGGCGAAGAAGCCCGCGGCCAAGAAGACGACCGGCAAGACCGGGACCCCGAAGAAGGGCGGCGGCTCCACGGAGTGA